Proteins from one Bacteroidota bacterium genomic window:
- a CDS encoding glycosyl hydrolase yields MSTSVLFAQDKDEEKDLLGQAIRGLKFRHIGPAAISGRISDIAIHPDHPDTWYLATASGGVWKTVNAGTTFDPIADGLGSYSFGAIAIDPHNPNVVWLGSGENNPQRSVAFGDGVYKSLDGGKTWKNVGLKDSEHIARILIDPRDTDVVYVASQGPLWNAGGDRGLFKTTDGGETWTQLIDEVHQWSGVADAVMDPSNPDVLIAATWERARRQWSLIASGDDAAVYRSEDGGENWSKVKGMPGGKLGRVGLTISPADPNVVYAIAEATGGGGFYRSTNNGINFSKMSGRTTSSNYYQELFADPVDVDKVYSVSTYTGVTTDGGKTWTNLSLDSRHVDDHVVWVDPENTKHMLIGGDGGLYETWDDGKTWAWSQNLPLAQFYRVAVDSTKPFYRIYGGTQDNSTMGGPSRTTTRLGADTGDWFLTLGGDGFITRIDPYNQNIVYSEYQYAGLTRVNLETGERVNIQPLPEPGEPALRWNWDTPLQISPHEPARLYVAAQRVYRSDDRGSSWRPISDDLTAQIDRNTLDLMGRVRSVDAVAKNRSTSTWNSIVSMNESALKEGLIWTGSDDGVIQVTEDGGDNWRRIGRIRGAPDTSFVAAVVPSQHDVNTVYVLFDHHKSGDFSPYIFVSTDLGRSWESISGDLPEKGTAYSFLEDYKDPDLLYAGTEYGVFFSPDRGESWKQLKNGVPTIKVADLALQKQHDDLVLGTFGRGFYVLDDLEILRSLNDETLEAEATLLPVTDAMLFVQTNPDPGWQGAKFWTADNPPAGASIFYHMKEGLKTREDRRKKRESEAQKADEDLFYPAWDSLRAEDREEAPRVELVVRHSDGHIVARKEGRASAGLHRVDWNLRYPSLSPVNNASSSGGSGPYVMPGTYTVSMTVVHDGEKQPVTETQSFEVKPLYGELTPRPAEVVLFQNQTAELVKAVYGASSALNAAVERADKLEAALKRTAIDVSAEMEALKSLKMEFVEMRHAISGDPTLRSRNEPSPPSLMSRLSRIAGGAWSGSVQEVTGTQRRQYEIVSEAFEGIHTELTELIERELRRIEAAAEAAGAPWSGGALQDWRN; encoded by the coding sequence ATGAGCACTTCTGTGCTTTTTGCGCAGGACAAAGACGAAGAAAAAGACCTGCTTGGCCAGGCCATCCGTGGACTCAAGTTCAGGCACATCGGGCCGGCTGCCATTTCTGGCCGTATCTCCGATATCGCCATTCACCCGGACCATCCCGATACCTGGTACCTCGCGACGGCTTCTGGTGGCGTATGGAAAACTGTAAACGCCGGCACAACCTTCGATCCGATTGCAGACGGCCTCGGCTCCTACTCGTTTGGCGCCATTGCCATCGATCCGCACAACCCAAACGTGGTGTGGCTCGGCTCGGGAGAGAACAACCCGCAGCGGAGCGTGGCTTTTGGGGACGGGGTGTACAAGTCGTTGGATGGTGGTAAAACCTGGAAAAATGTTGGTCTGAAAGATTCAGAGCACATCGCTCGGATTCTGATCGACCCGCGTGATACAGATGTGGTGTACGTGGCATCGCAGGGTCCGCTCTGGAATGCCGGCGGTGACCGTGGCCTGTTCAAAACAACCGATGGTGGCGAGACCTGGACGCAGCTGATTGATGAGGTGCACCAGTGGTCGGGTGTTGCTGATGCGGTGATGGACCCGAGCAATCCCGACGTGCTGATTGCCGCCACCTGGGAGCGGGCACGCCGGCAGTGGAGCCTGATTGCCAGTGGCGATGATGCGGCGGTGTACCGTTCTGAAGATGGCGGCGAGAACTGGAGCAAAGTGAAAGGCATGCCCGGTGGCAAACTCGGACGCGTTGGTCTTACGATTTCGCCGGCTGATCCGAACGTGGTATACGCCATTGCCGAAGCTACAGGTGGCGGTGGCTTTTACCGCTCGACGAACAACGGCATCAACTTCTCAAAAATGAGTGGCCGCACCACAAGCAGCAACTACTACCAGGAGTTGTTTGCCGACCCGGTTGACGTTGACAAGGTGTACTCGGTAAGCACTTACACAGGCGTAACCACAGACGGCGGCAAAACATGGACAAACCTGAGTCTCGACAGCCGGCACGTAGATGATCACGTGGTCTGGGTAGACCCGGAAAACACCAAACACATGCTGATTGGCGGTGACGGCGGCCTGTATGAAACGTGGGACGACGGCAAAACCTGGGCCTGGTCGCAGAACCTCCCGCTGGCGCAGTTTTACCGCGTCGCCGTGGATAGCACAAAGCCATTCTACCGCATCTACGGCGGTACGCAAGACAACAGTACCATGGGTGGGCCTTCACGCACCACAACCCGATTGGGTGCAGACACAGGTGATTGGTTTCTCACGTTGGGGGGTGATGGGTTTATCACGCGCATCGACCCGTACAACCAGAACATTGTGTACTCGGAGTATCAGTACGCCGGCCTCACGCGGGTAAACCTCGAAACAGGTGAGCGGGTGAATATCCAGCCCTTGCCAGAGCCGGGTGAACCTGCCCTGCGCTGGAACTGGGACACGCCGCTGCAAATCAGTCCGCACGAACCTGCGCGGCTTTATGTAGCAGCGCAGCGCGTGTACCGGAGCGACGACCGTGGCAGCAGCTGGCGGCCTATCAGCGATGACCTGACGGCCCAGATTGATCGCAACACCCTGGACTTGATGGGACGCGTGCGCAGCGTCGACGCGGTCGCCAAAAACCGCTCTACATCTACCTGGAACAGCATCGTGTCCATGAATGAGTCTGCGCTAAAAGAAGGACTCATCTGGACCGGCTCTGACGATGGCGTGATCCAGGTAACGGAAGACGGTGGCGACAACTGGCGGCGCATCGGTCGCATCAGGGGGGCACCGGATACCTCGTTTGTGGCAGCTGTTGTGCCTTCGCAACATGACGTGAATACGGTTTACGTACTGTTTGATCACCACAAGTCGGGAGACTTCTCACCTTACATTTTTGTAAGCACTGATTTGGGCAGAAGCTGGGAATCCATCTCGGGCGACTTGCCGGAGAAAGGCACGGCTTACTCGTTCCTCGAAGACTACAAAGACCCTGACCTGCTCTACGCCGGCACCGAATACGGCGTCTTCTTCTCGCCCGATCGCGGCGAGAGTTGGAAGCAGTTGAAAAACGGTGTGCCCACCATCAAGGTAGCAGACCTCGCCCTGCAAAAGCAGCACGACGACCTCGTGCTGGGCACCTTTGGCCGCGGCTTTTATGTGTTGGATGATCTGGAGATTTTGCGCAGCCTCAACGACGAGACACTGGAAGCAGAAGCAACGCTGTTACCCGTTACTGATGCGATGTTGTTTGTGCAAACCAATCCCGATCCGGGTTGGCAGGGTGCCAAGTTTTGGACAGCTGACAATCCGCCGGCTGGTGCTTCCATTTTCTATCACATGAAAGAAGGCCTGAAAACACGGGAGGACCGCAGGAAGAAGCGCGAGTCGGAGGCGCAAAAAGCAGATGAAGACTTGTTCTATCCGGCCTGGGATTCGTTGCGTGCTGAAGACAGGGAAGAGGCGCCGCGTGTTGAACTGGTTGTGCGCCACAGCGATGGGCACATTGTGGCGCGTAAAGAAGGCAGGGCCAGTGCCGGCTTGCACCGCGTTGACTGGAATTTGCGGTACCCATCGCTGAGTCCCGTCAATAATGCCAGTAGTTCAGGAGGCAGTGGTCCGTATGTCATGCCGGGTACCTATACCGTATCCATGACCGTGGTGCACGATGGCGAGAAACAGCCCGTTACTGAGACGCAGTCTTTCGAAGTAAAACCGCTCTACGGCGAGTTGACACCGCGGCCTGCTGAAGTTGTCCTGTTCCAAAATCAAACAGCAGAACTGGTCAAAGCTGTATACGGCGCGAGCAGTGCGTTGAATGCTGCCGTCGAGCGCGCGGATAAACTCGAAGCCGCGCTCAAGCGAACAGCCATTGATGTCAGCGCTGAAATGGAAGCACTCAAGTCTTTGAAAATGGAGTTTGTCGAAATGCGCCACGCGATTTCCGGTGACCCGACGCTGCGGAGCCGCAATGAGCCATCGCCGCCTTCGCTGATGAGCCGATTGTCGCGTATCGCCGGCGGCGCATGGTCAGGCTCCGTGCAAGAGGTGACTGGCACGCAGCGCCGGCAGTATGAGATTGTCTCCGAGGCTTTTGAGGGGATCCATACTGAGCTGACAGAGCTCATCGAGCGCGAACTACGACGCATTGAGGCCGCCGCCGAAGCTGCTGGTGCGCCGTGGTCTGGAGGCGCGCTGCAAGACTGGCGGAATTGA